In Ammoniphilus sp. CFH 90114, the DNA window GCTAATCTTTGGAATCTTATTGCCTGAGAGCGTCTCGGTAAAAAGCTCGGTAATTAACTTTCCATCCCGAATCTGAGTGATAAATTGATCCTTCGTATAAGCTTTCTTCAGTCTTGGCCAGCTTTCAAGGAACTGTTTGCACTCAGGGTGAAGTTTACCCTCATAAAAAGCAATCATCTCTTCTAGCTTCGATACAAATTCTGCATCCCCAGCAAAAAGCTCTCGAGTCCCGCGCAACTGAAAAAGCTTACGAGCATATCCCACTTGCTCTTCAGTAAACTTCTTATACTGGCGAATCGTATAAACAATCTCTCCTAAGTACTGTACTCTCTCTGGAGGGATAATCATGTTTTTCTTGGTCACTTTACTAACCTTCGCATCTAGAGAAGTAGACCAGCTTCCCCCTACCTTTGTCTCTATCGTTTTCATGAGGTTGGCAAATAAAATATTCGTTCCTTGATCATTAAACTGGCTGGCAATCGTACCAAAAACAGGGACATCTTCATCTGCCAAATCGAATACATTACGGCTTCTCTTAAATTGCTTGCGCACATCGCGGAGAGCATCTTCAGACCCTCGTCGTTCAAACTTATTGATTACGATCAGGTCAGCATAATCAATCATATCGATCTTCTCCAGCTGAGTAGCCGCCCCGAACTCGCTCGTCATCACGTACATCGAGACATCCACTAGATCCACAATGCTGGAATCCCCCTGACCAATTCCACTCGTCTCCACGATAACGAAATCATAGCCTGCTGCTTTAACGATATTTACCGCTTCCTTGGTGGCAGCACTCAGCTCACTCTTAGAGCCCCGTGTTGCCAGACTGCGCATATAAACCCTAGGGCTGTTAATTGCATTCATACGAATTCGGTCGCCAAGCAAGGCTCCACCTGTCTTTTGCTTGGAAGGATCCACCGAAATAATCGCAACGGATCGATTAGGGAAGTGTTCAAGGTAACGTCGAACTAACTCATCTGTTAAAGAGCTTTTCCCTGCTCCTCCTGTTCCTGTTATTCCAAGTACAGGGACAGTAGCAGCAACCATTTCTTGAATTTTCTCTAACGTGGTTGCTAGTGTATCATCCGGCTTTTCGCCTTCTGCTAATTCTTCTGCTAATGTAATTAGACTAGCGATCGCTCCCCAATTCTGCTCTTTAAGCAGCTCTAACGCTTGTTCCAGCTGTTTCGGTGTGGGTCGGTCTGACTCGCGCACCATATGATTAATCATCCCTTGCAGGCCTAATATCCGGCCATCGTCAGGAGAAAAGACCTTCGCAATCCCATACGCATGGAGCTCTTTCATCTCGGACGGGATAATGACTCCGCCCCCACCTGCGAAAATCTTAATATGGCCCGCTCCCTTTTCTTGAAGCAAATCATACATATACTTGAGGTACTCGACATGTCCACCTTGATACGAGCTTACAGCAATGGCTTGTGCATCCTCTTGAATTGCAGCGGTCACAATCTCATCAACGGCCCGATTATGTCCAAGATGAATGACCTCCACACCAGAGGCCTGCAAAATTCGCCGCATGATATTTATCGAAGCATCATGACCATCAAATAATGCAGCAGCCGTCACAAAGCGAACATGTTGCCTTGGGCGATAGATCTCTGTTTCCATCCATAAGCCACCTCACTCTTCCCTGCTAATTCTTCACTGCATGAACCTCGTTTAACAGCAGACTGGTCTGGATGTCCACGTATTGCTCCAATGTGTAGTGCTTGCGCAGAGCCCATCTGCGGAACGTCCACATTTCGGCGAAGACGACAATATTGTGAGCCATTAATTTTACAGCTTCCGGATGGATATGAAGGGAGCCGTCAGAAATCCCTTTCAATATAATACGTTCGAAAAATTCAGTTATTTTTTCTTCTCGATCTAGCACATATTGCATGGGTTCGCTTGGGAGAGATTTAATTTCTTGATAGATCAACAACACCTTGTCATCCACGTCATCCATCACATGAAAAATTCCCTTGATCGCATGTCGCAATGTTTCGGCGCCTGTGCGAGACTCTACCATCGCTTCCTCCATTTTCTTTTCCACTTCCGAGTGGATAGAATCACAAACCAAATACAACACATCTTCCTTGGATTCAATATATTCATAAAGCGTTCCGATACTAAAACCGGATGCACGCGCAATTTCTCTTGTAGTCGTCTTGTGAAAACCTTTAGATATAAATAAATTAACAGCCGCTTCGACAATCTGCTCTCTTCGTTTTTCTACTAATTTTTGATCCTTTACTAAGGATGGAATGCTTTTTCTACCGCTAGTCAACCTCTTTTTCCCCCTCTTTTCTCTTATTTCTTCGACTGAGCGTTAGGTCGTATATCCACTATACCCCTAACCAACTCGAGAAGCCAAGGGGGTATTAGCATTTACCAGAGGGAGGGTACCTAAAAAAAGTCCCCCTCCCAGTCGTTAATCTTTTAAAAGATAATTAGAAATGACGATGCGTTGAATCTCATTCGTTCCCTCATAGATTTGCGTGATCTTCGCATCTCTCATAAAACGCTCAACGGGATATTCACGCGTATACCCGTACCCCCCAAACACCTGCACCGCTTCTACCGTCACTTCCATCGCTATGTCTCCAGCAAAAAGCTTAGACATCGCTGATTGCAATCCGTAGGACAAGTTTTGATCTTCACGCCAAGCCGCTTGATAGGTGAGCAAGCGAGCCGCCTCAATCTTGGTGGCCATATCTGCAAGCTTGAATTGAATGGCTTGCTGCTTCGCAATGGGCTTGCCAAATTGGTTTCGTTCCTTCGCGTATTCAAGCGA includes these proteins:
- a CDS encoding TetR/AcrR family transcriptional regulator, giving the protein MTSGRKSIPSLVKDQKLVEKRREQIVEAAVNLFISKGFHKTTTREIARASGFSIGTLYEYIESKEDVLYLVCDSIHSEVEKKMEEAMVESRTGAETLRHAIKGIFHVMDDVDDKVLLIYQEIKSLPSEPMQYVLDREEKITEFFERIILKGISDGSLHIHPEAVKLMAHNIVVFAEMWTFRRWALRKHYTLEQYVDIQTSLLLNEVHAVKN
- the icmF gene encoding fused isobutyryl-CoA mutase/GTPase IcmF, whose amino-acid sequence is METEIYRPRQHVRFVTAAALFDGHDASINIMRRILQASGVEVIHLGHNRAVDEIVTAAIQEDAQAIAVSSYQGGHVEYLKYMYDLLQEKGAGHIKIFAGGGGVIIPSEMKELHAYGIAKVFSPDDGRILGLQGMINHMVRESDRPTPKQLEQALELLKEQNWGAIASLITLAEELAEGEKPDDTLATTLEKIQEMVAATVPVLGITGTGGAGKSSLTDELVRRYLEHFPNRSVAIISVDPSKQKTGGALLGDRIRMNAINSPRVYMRSLATRGSKSELSAATKEAVNIVKAAGYDFVIVETSGIGQGDSSIVDLVDVSMYVMTSEFGAATQLEKIDMIDYADLIVINKFERRGSEDALRDVRKQFKRSRNVFDLADEDVPVFGTIASQFNDQGTNILFANLMKTIETKVGGSWSTSLDAKVSKVTKKNMIIPPERVQYLGEIVYTIRQYKKFTEEQVGYARKLFQLRGTRELFAGDAEFVSKLEEMIAFYEGKLHPECKQFLESWPRLKKAYTKDQFITQIRDGKLITELFTETLSGNKIPKISLPKYEDLGELLLWAMKENLPGYFPYTAGVFPFKRTNEDPKRMFAGVGTPDRTNRRFHFLCEGEEAKRLSTAFDSVTLYGQDPDYRPDIYGKIGNSGVSVCTLDDMKKLFAGFDLCHPSTSVSMTINGPAPIILAMYMNTAITQQLKRFVQENGREPHPEEAEKIKDDTLGVVRGTVQADILKEDQGQNTCIFSTEFALKMMGDIQEYFIEKKVRNYYSVSISGYHIAEAGANPISQLSFTLANGFTFVEYYLSRGMHIDDFAPNLSFFFSNGLDPEYTVLGRVARRIWSTVMKHKYNGNERSQKLKYHIQTSGRSLHAQEMDFNDIRTTLQALIAIYDNCNSLHTNAYDEAVTTPTENSVRRAMAIQMIINKEFGLAKNENPLQGSFIIDELTDLVEEAVMAEFERINHRGGVLGAMETQYQRGKIQEESLFYEHKKHTGELPIIGVNTFFNPTADESAYEIELARSTEEEKETQIRNLRSFWEQHKDVAPAALERLKNTARANGNLFAELMETVKVASLGQITKALYEVGGQYRRNM